Proteins encoded together in one Astatotilapia calliptera chromosome 7, fAstCal1.2, whole genome shotgun sequence window:
- the LOC113026814 gene encoding retinol dehydrogenase 13-like isoform X2, protein MAGGVCHSKARLDGKTVLITGANTGIGKETAVDMARRGARVILACRDMERANKAAEEVKKRSGNDSVIVRKLDLASLQSIRQLAKDVLASEERLDVLINNAGIMSCPKWKTEDGFEMQFGVNHLGHFLLTNCLLDLLKKSAPSRIVNVSSLAHERGQIHFDDINQDKDYRPWRSYAQSKLANVLFTKELANRLQGTGVTAYSLHPGVIRTELGRHFWPTVPLWKRVLYVPFVFFIKNPTEGAQTTIYCAVEESLQNESGLYYSDCTPKTAAPQGLDDEAAKKLWELSASVVGLT, encoded by the exons ATGGCAGGTGGTGTGTGTCACAGCAAAGCCCGCTTAGATGGAAAGACAGTCCTGATCACTGGAGCCAACACTGGGATTGGCAAAGAAACTGCTGTTGACATGGCTAGAAGAG GCGCGAGGGTTATTCTGGCTTGTAGGGACATGGAAAGAGCTAATAAAGCTGCAGAAGAAGTGAAAAAGAGAAGCGGAAATGACAGCGTGATTGTCAGAAAGTTGGATTTGGCATCTCTACAGTCAATACGCCAACTTGCCAAAGATGTCCTAGCAAGTGAGGAGCGCCTGGATGTTCTCATCAATAATGCAG GCATAATGAGCTGTCCAAAATGGAAGACTGAAGATGGCTTTGAAATGCAATTTGGTGTGAACCACCTGGGCCACTTCCTTTTAACGAACTGTCTGTTAGATCTCCTGAAGAAGTCAGCGCCGAGCCGCATTGTGAATGTCTCCAGCTTAGCGCATGAGAGAG GTCAAATCCATTTTGATGACATAAATCAGGACAAAGATTACCGGCCTTGGAGAAGCTACGCTCAAAGTAAACTAGCTAATGTCCTCTTTACAAAAGAGCTGGCCAACAGGCTGCAAG GTACTGGCGTAACAGCATATAGCCTCCACCCTGGAGTCATCCGCACCGAGCTTGGCCGACACTTCTGGCCCACAGTGCCCCTGTGGAAGAGGGTTTTGTATGTGCCCTTCGTGTTTTTCATCAAGAATCCGACAGAAGGAGCTCAGACCACCATCTACTGCGCTGTGGAGGAAAGCCTGCAAAATGAGAGTGGACTCTATTACAG CGACTGCACCCCTAAAACAGCAGCCCCTCAGGGTCTGGATGATGAAGCTGCCAAGAAGCTGTGGGAGCTGAGTGCCTCTGTGGTCGGTCTGACATAG
- the LOC113026814 gene encoding retinol dehydrogenase 13-like isoform X1, whose product MRTSSAARSFVSQYPKTTALVTVAGVGLFGLKKWMAGGVCHSKARLDGKTVLITGANTGIGKETAVDMARRGARVILACRDMERANKAAEEVKKRSGNDSVIVRKLDLASLQSIRQLAKDVLASEERLDVLINNAGIMSCPKWKTEDGFEMQFGVNHLGHFLLTNCLLDLLKKSAPSRIVNVSSLAHERGQIHFDDINQDKDYRPWRSYAQSKLANVLFTKELANRLQGTGVTAYSLHPGVIRTELGRHFWPTVPLWKRVLYVPFVFFIKNPTEGAQTTIYCAVEESLQNESGLYYSDCTPKTAAPQGLDDEAAKKLWELSASVVGLT is encoded by the exons ATGCGGACCTCCTCGGCTGCACGCTCATTTGTTTCCCAGTATCCTAAAACTACTGCATTGGTCACAGTAGCAG GAGTGGGACTTTTTGGTTTGAAGAAGTGGATGGCAGGTGGTGTGTGTCACAGCAAAGCCCGCTTAGATGGAAAGACAGTCCTGATCACTGGAGCCAACACTGGGATTGGCAAAGAAACTGCTGTTGACATGGCTAGAAGAG GCGCGAGGGTTATTCTGGCTTGTAGGGACATGGAAAGAGCTAATAAAGCTGCAGAAGAAGTGAAAAAGAGAAGCGGAAATGACAGCGTGATTGTCAGAAAGTTGGATTTGGCATCTCTACAGTCAATACGCCAACTTGCCAAAGATGTCCTAGCAAGTGAGGAGCGCCTGGATGTTCTCATCAATAATGCAG GCATAATGAGCTGTCCAAAATGGAAGACTGAAGATGGCTTTGAAATGCAATTTGGTGTGAACCACCTGGGCCACTTCCTTTTAACGAACTGTCTGTTAGATCTCCTGAAGAAGTCAGCGCCGAGCCGCATTGTGAATGTCTCCAGCTTAGCGCATGAGAGAG GTCAAATCCATTTTGATGACATAAATCAGGACAAAGATTACCGGCCTTGGAGAAGCTACGCTCAAAGTAAACTAGCTAATGTCCTCTTTACAAAAGAGCTGGCCAACAGGCTGCAAG GTACTGGCGTAACAGCATATAGCCTCCACCCTGGAGTCATCCGCACCGAGCTTGGCCGACACTTCTGGCCCACAGTGCCCCTGTGGAAGAGGGTTTTGTATGTGCCCTTCGTGTTTTTCATCAAGAATCCGACAGAAGGAGCTCAGACCACCATCTACTGCGCTGTGGAGGAAAGCCTGCAAAATGAGAGTGGACTCTATTACAG CGACTGCACCCCTAAAACAGCAGCCCCTCAGGGTCTGGATGATGAAGCTGCCAAGAAGCTGTGGGAGCTGAGTGCCTCTGTGGTCGGTCTGACATAG